The Pochonia chlamydosporia 170 chromosome Unknown PCv3seq00021, whole genome shotgun sequence DNA window TCAGCGTTCTAGTAGGCTGTTAATACTGAAGTCTTATGACAGAGGCAAGCTGACGTACCAACGGCTTCTCGAGCCACCAACGCATAGCAATCTGGCTCCGTCTCAGAGGCGTGCCGTTCATAAGGCAATCAAaaatgccatggctgcatggcagGCCGTATTGGTGCTCAAAGTTGCCCGTGCAAGGGCGTAGCGGTTTGGGCTCGCGCTGATCAGgcagggcggcgagggcaaagCGATACTGCTTGGCAATAAGGTCAATGGCCTGATATGTGATCTGGAGGTtaagcttgccaagcaatGCCTGCTTGAGGTACTTATCACGCTGACGCTGAATCTGTCTCGCAGCCTCTTGATGATAGGACCGGGACTTGTTATCAATCATCGTGACAAGAGCCTGGTGGAGGTAAAGGAGGTCTCCCGTGCCAGTCACAAGGTGAGACTTGACGTCTGCATGTGCGGTCTCCGTAGGGCTATTGACCCTTTGACCAAAGTTCCGATAGTGGTCAATGTAGGATTTCACCCACTGCTTGCGCCACGGCATATATTCCTGTTGGATATATCGCAGGATATGTCGTTGCTGCCTGCCGAAGGTTTCGACAAAGGACTTCCACGAGTCTTTAAACGTATCGTGATCAACGGCATAGACCACAGCTCGGAAGGCTTTGAACATCCCCTCACGGCTGTAGTCATCAGAGGGGTTCGCAAGcccctcctctgcctcgtcttgcaCACTGCCCCTAGCGGTGACATCAAGATCTAgctctggctggagctggtcgGTATTCTTGTCGTTTAGGTCAACGGAAAGGGCGTTTACGTTATTATCAGACTTAACACTaatatcgtcatcatcgtcgccctcgGTGCCCTTCCAGCGAGCGTTAATTTTAGCTCGGACGTTCGCCAAGATGTGATATACGCATAGCTGCTGTTGGGCACCTGGAAAGGTGCTCATGAGGGCTGTGCGGAGAGCCTGTTCCTTGTCGGTGATTATAACCTCTGGCGTGTCTGCCCCAATGTCGATgcgaagctcgtcaagcCGGTCACATAGCCACTGGAAGTGGTGCTCCTTTTCGCCGTTTATAAGGCCGAATGCGAAGTTAGCCAGGGACTTCTGATCCGTTACACCGGTGGCTTGAAATAGATGTAACCTAAAGCGGTTGGTCTTGTACGTGTTGTCTAAACCGAGCACCTCCggaaacttcttccacattgtGCGGCACCAGTCGTAAGTCCAAAAGACGGCACAGACGcggtcatcttcgtcgcgCAAGGTTCTGACTCTAATACCCccgctctcaagctccttgacgaaggctTGGGTAGCTGTAAGGCCGTTAAGTCGCTCgcgtttgatggcttgacgaTCATTGTAGATATCTCGTGTGCGAAAATAGTGATAGCCTGGGCTGTCGGCTTTTCTAACAATGCTAACCATCTCGCGGGCCCTAATGCCATTCTCGTTGGCTAGCTCTCGCtccttttgttgctgagcaaCCGTGCGGCGGCGATAGACAATGTGCGCCGATGGATCAAGGGACTGCCCGTGGTTATGCTGGCCATGAACTACCGTATACGTCCACTTCTTGGTAGACGAtttggtggccttggccgtgatTTTGACGGGACAATCAAGCTTctgtgatgacggcttcctgaGTCCCGAGCTTTGTGACATCCGTCGTGGGCCGCGGTCGCACTTAAAGACGATgtagcttggctggatgatgcccCCGATATCTCgccttgaggagctggaggcttTCACTATTGCGGAGCCATTAGAAAGATGGAAGTTGCGGAGGAAGGCAAACAGGTCATCGTACGTGTCAAagagtggcgatggtggtaGTGGTGGGATCGTAGCCCCAGTGTagtcatcgtctgttgggtCATTGGCgtcagcagcagcggtgGCCGTAGTGGTCCGGCCTGGCGAGGGACTTAGtgcgttgagaaggcggcatatgtccatcttgacaggcGTGGTGAAATGATGTATCAGCGGACGTCACGATTGTGTGGTAGGGTTAACGGCTTCTATTTATGCGTAGAGAGAGATTGACGATCCTCGATTTAGCTGTTTACCTTTTCCTCATTCGGTTGCATTGGAATTGACTGTCGCAGGCTGATCGCACAGGATTGGGCTATGGTGGCCAGCGCGGGGTGggtgagtcaaaagtgagacacatatctgtgcaaatagagatttgtatctgtgcgaatagCACTGCTCTAAATTTAACATTGTGCTCAACAAGCAGACGTGATTCCATGACCTCTAGACAACTATTATTCGAGGTGGCATTATCACCAGTGTGCCATCCGAGGTTAGATTGGAAGTTGAACTCCTCGACAGCCTGAAGAATAAGACCAGCCTGTTTCTCTCTCTCCACTGTGGGAGTAACGGCATTCTGGTAGCCCTAGAAGAGCCTTCTGCAGCAGCCCCTCAGAGTCAACCCACTGTGCACATATGGCGAGAAGAGAGTGGCGATGCGGAGATGTCCACAAATCTGATGATATGTGAATGGGGCTAATGCTGGTAGCAAGGCCTTCCTTTATCTGTTCTCTATACAGTGTTGCTAATAATATGGCAATAAAACAATATATTGCAATACATACGATATAATACGGGCAGCCACTGTATTgtgacaatacaatatggaGGGAATCATATTGTGACAATATAATATAGGGTATGCTCGtattggcaatatattgtttGTATTAACGTAGATGCATAGCGAGCCGCCCACTTACACTTCCACCCAAAAAGCCTTTACAAGATCCATGTAAAATCTACTAAAACTAGCTTAAAATAGCTAGGCTTTTAATATACTACTATTTACTATATAGTAGAACTAATGtcaacgacgatgatgtcAGCCGCTGTATGACAGTGGCTGAAGGCCTCAAACAGAGGCTGCAGACCCTCAAACACGCAATGTTTTAATAGTGTCACAGGAtggaagctgcaggcagcttcTACGACTATAAGAAGTCTCAATTAACCCTCTAGATAGCTCACAAtacaaggacaagtccacTGTCAATGCAATCCATAGCTATCCAAATCGTGATAACTAATATCTAACTTTTAGgctagtattatatataattatatagaGAAACTAGTATGTATACAGTGCGAATTAGAATATTTTAGACTTCTAGATATCTAGCTTACCCTAACCCTTATAAGGCTAGAATTAGAGCTATTTATTAGTAAAAAGTACTATATTAAAATTATAGGTATTTTTACCTGTTTTTAGTGCTTTTTGCAAGGATCTAAAAAAATACGTTTTCTATGTGATTTTGCGGTGGGCGGCTCGCTATGGTGGGCGGCTCGCTATGCATCTACGTTAGCTGGTTGATTTGTGGTAAACATTcatttgcttgttgagaaTTTGCTGGACTTACAGGCGCTGACGCGTTAAAACGCGTACTAATAAAAGGTCCAGGGCGGTAGCTGCCCCACCCCCACAGTCTTAGCTCCAGCCATTTCGTGCTCCCACTCCACTTTAGTTACGGATGATCCAGGAAGAGCGAGCCTCAATGCCCCAACAACGCCTTAATTTCGTTCATACGTCACAACGAAGAGCTTCGTCAATATCGGACGACATTTCATATTTCATCAGCCCGCAATTATGTGACCCCGACGAGAGCCATACCTCTCAGTGCGAATCGTCACGACCTCGCTCAGCGTCCACAGCTTCATCCgcaaagccaaggacatcatGGGTTTTCTCTCACATGCCAGGTGAGGACAGAGAGACCAGCTACTACAACGAACGGACCGGGAAAGAGGAATGGCGTTGCAAGCATTGCAGCAAGACATATTGCTGTTCAGGCGGAACTGCGGCTCCAGCCAAGCACCTTACAGACCCTCCGCCTGAAGGTCACGGTCTCCCGAAAGGCGCCCCACGGACTGCAAAGGTGTCAAACATACGGGCAATTCTCGAAAAAGCCCGTCTTACGGCCCAAGAGAACCCCCAAAAGCGCCGCCGTTTAAATGATCAATTGGGAGACTCGATCGCGCCTGACCAGCTTGAAGCTTTGTACGTGAGGTTCATTACGGCCTGTTCTTTGCCATTTCGACTTGTGGAGTGTCCCGAGTTCCGGGCGCTCCTGGCCTATCTCAATACAGATGTCGATACGTGGCTCCCAGACACACACGAAACCATTAAGAAATGGATTATGCGACAGTTTAACAGTCAGAAagagaagatcaagcaggGCATACAGTCGGCAAAGTCAAGAATACATATCAGCTGCGATCTTTGGACTTCGCCCAATTCCTTGGCCATCCTAGGCATAGTCTCTCACTATGTTACGGAAGACGGTCAATTAGAGCACCATACTTTGGCCTTGAAAGAGATAGACAACGAGCATGACGGTTCTCATCTTGCCGCAGCAATTTtggatgtggtggatgaCTGGGGTTTTGCATCAAAGCTTGGATATTTCGTGATGGATAATGCAAGCAACAACGATACAATGAGGGTGTCCCTTTCACTTGGCCTCCTTCGTCAATTTGACGTCCATTACGACCCTAAAGTTCACCGACTCCGTTGTCAGGGCCATATCATTAAcctcgccgccaaagccTTTCTCTTCGTCACTGACAATGAGAAGCTCGAACATGAGGACTTCGGGAATaccacaacattgaaagagATCAGGGCTTGGCGGCAAAAAGGTCCTCTCGGCAAACTTCATAACTTTGTTGTCTTCATCCAACGAAGTGTTCAACGAAGCCAAAAGTTTCTTGTTCTTAGCCACAACCATAAGCTTGCGCGAGACAACGACACGAGGTGGAGCTCGTGGCATACTATGTTGCGGACCGCCTTGAACCTCAGGAATGCAATTGATGGCTATTTCAGCAAATGGATGGAAGCAGATTGCGCAGGAGACGAGCTTTCTATGGAGGACTGGCTTATCCTGGAGAAGATCAAGTCTTTTTTAGAGAAGCTaaaaatgacgaccaaggccCTCGAGTCATCGTTTGCAACGCTTGACAATGtcctcttggccatggacttCATGCTTGCACAGTTTGAATCAGGGAAGGCGGCAAACGTTGACGATCCGATGATGGGACCAATGTACAACTCGGGCTGGGCGAAGTTGGACAAGTACTATCGGCTTACTGATGAGTCGCCGGCCTATGTTGCGGCTATCGTGCTGCACCCTTCGCATAAATGGCATTACATACAGGAGAACTGGAGAAAGGAATGGGTCGAATCCTCAAAGATGTTGATTCAAGCGCTGTGGGAGGAATATAAACCTGTGGAATCCCCTCTTCCCCCATCCGAGACTTCGTTAACGACTACGAACGAGTTCTTGAATTGGAGGAACAAGCATCTCCAGCCATCGCTTATCACGGATGAGTACGAGCACTATTGTAGGTCTGAACGGGCCTATGGGTTCACAAGTGCACTTTCATGGTGGCTAGAGGAGAGACAGCAGAAAACCTACCCTAACCTGGGCAAAATGGCTGTAGACATACTGTCAATCCCTGCAATGTCTGCCGAGCCTGAACggctcttctctggggcaaagataAAGATCACGGATCGTCGAAATCGACTTGGGAGTGATGTGATTGAGGCGCTGGagtgtttgaagtcatggtttggGATACGAGATTTTCACAGTGAGGATATTTCAGTGGCAGCAGGGGGATGATAGACGTCACGTGCAATATATCGGATATATTGTCACACTGGCAATATATTGggttcttggcaatacaatacaatataGCTCGATGTCATATGGGGTAATACAATACGCGCCTCTTGACAATACGATAATATTGCGACGGGctccatattgccaatatcatattgtttatattattAGCAACACTGTCTCTATAAAGTCTGTAATTCGACGCAATGTAACGCACAGCGGTACGGCGAGATGTAATGAGGAGGTCCTCAATAGCTGGGTTGCAGGCCAGGGCCAGATCCTTCATTTCGCTCCATTCAACGGCCGAGAAAGGCATCCGACGTCGAGTAAGCAGGCCAATGATGGCCTCCCGATAGGCTTGCTGATTGAAGCTATTGCGGAGGCCATTCTGAGAAGTTATCGGCACAAACATGGACGAGATATCTCGCTGTGCTATCGGCGCGGACACTGATGATTGAGAAGACCTGGACAGCGGATGGACAGAGAGAACGTGCTTGACAGCATTCGTTCGGTGAGGTGTACTCCACGAATTACATTGCCTGCAGGTAAACTGCTTTCGACGCTGGACCCCGGATTTGAGCGTGGTGTTGGGCTTACCGACATACTCGACCTTGAAAATTACATCGAAATGTAATGGCGTTGCCGGCGCTGATGTTTGCGCAGCAGAGACGATACTGGACGAAGCGTCTGAAGACATAGCAGCGGCAGATAAGGTAGATTAGAGGATTAAACATAGTTGAAATAGTTGAATCGGGGCTTTTGCAGAAATTTTCCCCGGAAATTAGTGCCAAGGCGCCAAGACGCCAAGATGGTTATAtatggttataaccataCTCACGAGGGTATATGGTTATAACCGCCATATACCCAAAAACCATGGTTATAACAAGTTATTGTGCCCAGGTATGGGAAGAACCCCGTTAATTGTGATGATTCGCGATCCAGAGGCTCCAAATCAAGGATATTCATCTTGGAGCTATATTCAAGCCTTAGAAGAAGGTCTGTTGCCCTTGTACGATGGAACCCTTCGATTTCAGCAAGATAATGCTCGAATTCACACCTCTGAGACCGTTGATAGCTTCGTGGCTAGTGATGTGaccttgtacagtacgtgtacgtacagtactgtataGGcctcattggttgaggccatcgcgccgtccatccagaccttcttgccctgcgcattcacaaataactcgatatatgaatcttcgagttcaagccagtccttctcctcaagatccgcccagcgctttttGTGGGCAtacttctcgtccttgagacGATGCAACACGCGGCCATTCACAAAAATGAAGGCTTGCATATCAACATGCATGGGCGTAAGGCGATTCCGAGCTTTCGTATGTGTGAAACTAGTAGCAGAGAAACTGCAGGCATGGCTATATGAATATGCACGCCGATTTTCTTTGTATTCATATTATATTCGACTTGTCCATCAAAATACATATTCATATAACATATTCATGCATATTCATATAAGGTAAGAGCTCACGTGATGTCACGCCATAGTATAGCTTGAGGCCTCTGAAATGCTCCCATTTGACATGCACGCTATCATATATCACCCTCTATGACCTCTGGGTCGCAGGGTAAGCCTATCCCACCCTCGGCAGAGGGTTTAATATGTCCCTCTCGCAACCAGTTGCCGATGCACTCAATCTTCTCAATGCTGTCAATCAGCAACCGTAACCTATCCCATCTAGCTGTGCGCCTAGCTCCCGAAAAGCTCcgctctggctctgctgaCTCTGCTGGTATGGAGAGGATATCGATAGCCATACGGCTAAGCCGTGGGTATGCCGTACGAACGTCGTCACTACACCACCATTGAAGGGGTGTAACACCCTCTGCGAGTGTGATAGGAGCCTCTGAGATAAAGCTATCAAAATCATCCTTGCCGCGTGCTTTCGCCATCGTCTTGTTTCGCAGCTCTAAGCGCATCTTCGAAAGCATTGTATCCTTTTTCCGCTTTAATAAAACAGGTGCTGCCAAGGATTGCTCCGAGAGCTGTACCTCGACATCGTGATTGTACTCTTCCTCCCAGAGACTGCGCGCGGCCGCAAGGGCGTCCTCGTGCCATTCCTCGGGCCAGCATTCTTCTATATAGTTCTTGCGTTTAGAAGgatcgaggaggagggctgCGGCGTATACGGGGACATCCTCAGTCATTgtgtaatacttgtcaagtATAAACCAGCAC harbors:
- a CDS encoding transposase (similar to Metarhizium robertsii ARSEF 23 XP_007826761.1) is translated as MDICRLLNALSPSPGRTTTATAAADANDPTDDDYTGATIPPLPPSPLFDTYDDLFAFLRNFHLSNGSAIVKASSSSRRDIGGIIQPSYIVFKCDRGPRRMSQSSGLRKPSSQKLDCPVKITAKATKSSTKKWTYTVVHGQHNHGQSLDPSAHIVYRRRTVAQQQKERELANENGIRAREMVSIVRKADSPGYHYFRTRDIYNDRQAIKRERLNGLTATQAFVKELESGGIRVRTLRDEDDRVCAVFWTYDWCRTMWKKFPEVLGLDNTYKTNRFRLHLFQATGVTDQKSLANFAFGLINGEKEHHFQWLCDRLDELRIDIGADTPEVIITDKEQALRTALMSTFPGAQQQLCVYHILANVRAKINARWKGTEGDDDDDISVKSDNNVNALSVDLNDKNTDQLQPELDLDVTARGSVQDEAEEGLANPSDDYSREGMFKAFRAVVYAVDHDTFKDSWKSFVETFGRQQRHILRYIQQEYMPWRKQWVKSYIDHYRNFGQRVNSPTETAHADVKSHLVTGTGDLLYLHQALVTMIDNKSRSYHQEAARQIQRQRDKYLKQALLGKLNLQITYQAIDLIAKQYRFALAALPDQREPKPLRPCTGNFEHQYGLPCSHGIFDCLMNGTPLRRSQIAMRWWLEKPLNAEDKLLEIRDPAIVRSARGRPRLNADNKKLKVPRYLKIADYTKTGSDANDADDDDAEAEPVRWSQGRHSARGRGLGRQPSQNAGRGTRRLNASLRRDCSQFELDELQSHASQSSRGNKRRRVRGGAVGRSRVEASQAERSPANQVQESRESSAESCIIIPGFRSARRIRCIGHIINLSLQAFLLASSREALLAALRAAAEVSGEELIARFSDVLDSQQQRRGAEYTQSNEFRGSRSSQRYGRRRDSQDSVRDEFSSIQDVPTLRKLHELAVWLRNSSLHADIWDDNVGLRLGIDNRTRWSSWYMAIDRAIRKQSEIKAFMTDHEAILGTIRLTAQDWDFLSKAHTFLQPFASATLYAAGDKSSISQSLPLMDALLAHYERNKTYYSQEDCYDSRMIRAIEMGWFVLDKYYNLTEEAPVYAAALHTWAQ
- a CDS encoding ribonuclease H-like protein (similar to Metarhizium robertsii ARSEF 23 XP_007826248.1); this translates as MPQQRLNFVHTSQRRASSISDDISYFISPQLCDPDESHTSQCESSRPRSASTASSAKPRTSWVFSHMPGEDRETSYYNERTGKEEWRCKHCSKTYCCSGGTAAPAKHLTDPPPEGHGLPKGAPRTAKVSNIRAILEKARLTAQENPQKRRRLNDQLGDSIAPDQLEALYVRFITACSLPFRLVECPEFRALLAYLNTDVDTWLPDTHETIKKWIMRQFNSQKEKIKQGIQSAKSRIHISCDLWTSPNSLAILGIVSHYVTEDGQLEHHTLALKEIDNEHDGSHLAAAILDVVDDWGFASKLGYFVMDNASNNDTMRVSLSLGLLRQFDVHYDPKVHRLRCQGHIINLAAKAFLFVTDNEKLEHEDFGNTTTLKEIRAWRQKGPLGKLHNFVVFIQRSVQRSQKFLVLSHNHKLARDNDTRWSSWHTMLRTALNLRNAIDGYFSKWMEADCAGDELSMEDWLILEKIKSFLEKLKMTTKALESSFATLDNVLLAMDFMLAQFESGKAANVDDPMMGPMYNSGWAKLDKYYRLTDESPAYVAAIVLHPSHKWHYIQENWRKEWVESSKMLIQALWEEYKPVESPLPPSETSLTTTNEFLNWRNKHLQPSLITDEYEHYCRSERAYGFTSALSWWLEERQQKTYPNLGKMAVDILSIPAMSAEPERLFSGAKIKITDRRNRLGSDVIEALECLKSWFGIRDFHSEDISVAAGG